A part of Terriglobus roseus genomic DNA contains:
- the groL gene encoding chaperonin GroEL (60 kDa chaperone family; promotes refolding of misfolded polypeptides especially under stressful conditions; forms two stacked rings of heptamers to form a barrel-shaped 14mer; ends can be capped by GroES; misfolded proteins enter the barrel where they are refolded when GroES binds) codes for MAKVILHGEDSRQAILRGVNTLADAVKVTLGPKGRNVVIEKKFGSPTITKDGVTVAKEIEIKDPIENVGAQLVKEVASKTSDVAGDGTTTATVLAQAIYREGVKTVAAGANPTALKRGIDKAVEAIVGKRDENGIVTGGALSKLSKPVSGDMIAQVGTISANSDSQIGTIIAEAMKKVGKDGVITVEEAKSMETQLDVVEGMQFDRGYLSPYFVTDAERMEASFDDPYILIYEKKVSAMKDILPLLEQVARTGKALIIIAEDVDGEALATLVVNKLRGTLNVAAVKAPGFGDRRKAMLGDIAILTGGKAITEDLGIKLESVKLEDLGTAKRVSIDKDNTTIIDGAGKEADIDGRVREIRSQVEKTTSDYDREKLQERLAKLVGGVAVIKVGAATETEMKEKKARVEDAMHATRAAVEEGIVPGGGVALVRCAADVDALIKTLEGDEKIGASIIRRAIEEPLRQIVGNAGEEGAVVVGKILESKDNQGYNAATGQFEDLVAAGVIDPTKVTRTALQNAASISGLLLTTEALIAEIPEKAAPAGGGHSHGGGMDGMY; via the coding sequence ATGGCAAAGGTAATTCTGCACGGTGAAGATTCCCGTCAGGCTATTCTGCGCGGCGTGAACACGCTCGCAGACGCCGTCAAGGTCACCCTCGGTCCCAAGGGCCGCAACGTTGTTATCGAGAAGAAGTTCGGTTCCCCGACGATCACCAAGGACGGCGTCACCGTCGCCAAGGAAATCGAGATCAAGGACCCGATCGAAAACGTGGGCGCACAGCTTGTGAAGGAAGTTGCTTCCAAGACCAGCGACGTTGCTGGCGACGGCACCACCACCGCTACTGTTCTGGCTCAGGCGATCTACCGCGAAGGCGTGAAGACCGTTGCTGCTGGCGCAAACCCGACCGCTCTGAAGCGCGGTATCGATAAGGCTGTTGAGGCCATCGTGGGCAAGCGCGACGAGAACGGCATCGTCACTGGCGGCGCTCTGTCGAAGCTGTCGAAGCCGGTTTCCGGTGACATGATTGCTCAGGTGGGCACCATCTCTGCAAACTCTGATTCGCAGATCGGCACCATCATTGCCGAAGCGATGAAGAAGGTTGGCAAGGACGGCGTTATCACCGTTGAAGAAGCGAAGAGCATGGAGACCCAGCTCGACGTTGTGGAAGGTATGCAGTTTGATCGCGGCTACCTCTCGCCCTACTTTGTGACCGATGCAGAGCGTATGGAAGCTTCGTTCGACGATCCATACATCCTCATCTACGAGAAGAAGGTTTCCGCGATGAAGGACATCCTGCCCCTCCTGGAGCAGGTGGCCCGCACCGGCAAGGCCCTCATCATCATTGCTGAGGACGTTGACGGCGAAGCGCTGGCAACCCTCGTGGTCAACAAGCTGCGTGGCACGCTGAACGTTGCTGCTGTAAAGGCTCCTGGCTTCGGCGATCGCCGCAAGGCCATGCTGGGCGACATCGCGATCCTGACCGGCGGCAAGGCCATCACGGAAGACCTCGGCATCAAGCTGGAGTCCGTGAAGCTTGAGGACCTGGGCACCGCGAAGCGCGTCTCCATCGACAAGGACAACACCACCATCATCGACGGCGCCGGCAAGGAAGCCGACATCGACGGTCGCGTGCGTGAGATCCGCAGCCAGGTTGAGAAGACCACCTCCGATTACGATCGCGAGAAGCTGCAGGAACGCCTCGCCAAGCTGGTTGGCGGCGTTGCTGTCATCAAGGTCGGTGCTGCTACCGAGACCGAGATGAAGGAAAAGAAGGCACGCGTAGAAGACGCAATGCACGCAACCCGTGCAGCCGTTGAAGAAGGCATCGTCCCGGGCGGTGGTGTGGCTCTGGTTCGCTGCGCTGCTGACGTTGATGCTCTCATCAAGACCCTCGAAGGCGACGAGAAGATCGGTGCATCGATCATCCGCCGCGCTATCGAAGAGCCGCTGCGCCAGATCGTTGGCAACGCTGGTGAAGAGGGTGCAGTGGTTGTGGGCAAGATCCTGGAGTCGAAGGACAACCAGGGTTACAACGCAGCGACCGGCCAGTTCGAAGACCTGGTTGCCGCTGGCGTCATCGACCCCACCAAGGTAACCCGTACCGCTCTGCAGAACGCAGCCAGCATCTCCGGCCTGCTGCTCACCACGGAAGCTCTCATCGCAGAGATTCCGGAGAAGGCAGCACCGGCAGGCGGCGGCCACTCGCATGGCGGCGGCATGGACGGCATGTACTAA
- a CDS encoding co-chaperone GroES, translating to MASTFTPLHDRILVRRLEEGETLRGGIIIPDSAKEKPQQGTVVSVGKGKSNDEGKVFPLDVKAGDTVLFGKYSGTEIKLDGEDFLIMREEEVLGILK from the coding sequence ATGGCATCGACTTTCACACCGCTGCATGACCGCATTCTGGTGCGCCGCCTGGAAGAGGGCGAGACGCTTCGCGGCGGCATCATCATCCCCGACTCCGCTAAGGAAAAGCCCCAGCAGGGTACCGTCGTCAGCGTTGGCAAGGGCAAGAGCAACGATGAAGGCAAGGTCTTCCCGCTGGACGTTAAGGCTGGCGACACGGTTCTCTTCGGCAAGTACTCCGGCACTGAAATCAAGCTGGACGGCGAAGACTTCCTGATCATGCGTGAAGAAGAAGTCCTCGGAATCCTCAAGTAG
- a CDS encoding Rrf2 family transcriptional regulator has protein sequence MQLTRFSDLSLRLLLYLASRDKPLETVVTVRAAAELFHVPYTHMVKVAYQLGLAGLVETAKGRGGGLRLGRRPESLRIGEIVRITEPKGGLIDCWTQPCPLREDCLLKSALDEAYEAFFRALDRYSLAQMAKTPSLQKLVQITG, from the coding sequence ATGCAACTGACTCGATTTTCCGATCTTTCGCTGCGCCTTCTGCTGTATCTGGCCAGTCGTGACAAACCACTGGAGACGGTGGTGACGGTACGCGCTGCGGCTGAGTTATTCCATGTTCCCTACACGCACATGGTGAAGGTGGCATATCAGCTCGGCCTGGCAGGGCTGGTGGAAACCGCAAAGGGACGGGGTGGTGGCCTACGGTTGGGCCGCCGCCCCGAATCCTTGCGCATTGGCGAGATCGTACGCATCACCGAGCCAAAAGGTGGACTCATCGATTGCTGGACGCAACCGTGCCCATTGCGTGAAGACTGCCTGTTAAAGAGCGCACTGGATGAAGCGTACGAAGCGTTCTTTCGCGCGCTGGATCGATACAGCCTTGCGCAGATGGCGAAGACGCCATCGCTTCAAAAGCTGGTGCAGATCACTGGTTAA
- a CDS encoding TonB-dependent receptor, which translates to MYRIAQKRRAAAQLCAVAVCALTASVAHAVVVRGMVRDPLGRPVSTAHVRLVKGTQVVASTVTLPDGSFEIRSTEDGRFLLIADAPTFSPQVSDSFYGRPLDVVQKTLQLTISPIKQDITVTATGEPTPVQQTSASVSLIDQQALSTRADVVSELRLQPGVAMVQTGQYGGVTSMFVRGANSDANKILIDDVPANDVGGVFDYGTVSSTAVASIETHRGPDSILYGTDARAGVVRFETPHGTTLKPVLTYSGDAGNLHTWRNEGTLSGTYGKADYFGAFSRFDSSNALPNDRYHVATSAANLGYSFTAKTSIRGTVRNAVSATGIPGAWDFQGLAQNGKQGDQDTYMSGVLDDTRGNGWHNTFRYIGARKREQSRYFAAVGTPDGYGEYFGNTVTIRGANGTKATGQVIVGYDPFPTYYEMVNNRDGLDYHTSYSFNRHLSLVGGFRFQDERGAYRYPLYGENDQVGRSNYDYTLAFNGEAWHRIFYTVGGAIQRNSLYGTEGQPQIGLSYYLFRPARGWFHGTHLRVQFAKGVQEPSLSAQLSSLFQKLIGIGDTADIANFHVSPIGAQRSRVYEGGLDQNIYSDSAILHLTYFHSTYGRGTEGVPVTLYNAYFHQNLPVALGSFYLNSLDTRSTGVEASLEYQVLHHLFLRAGYTYQDSLVKQSFSSDALAALGGSTTINPNYPGIPIGQYSPLVGQRPFRRPPQTGFFMAQYTTTKWSAAVKAAVASRADDSTFIDAYSNSSFDNSMLLPNRNLDPGFTKLDANFTYQVRPSVALFSQLDNLLNNQHMGPIGYPSLPFTFRVGLKVRIPHE; encoded by the coding sequence ATGTATCGCATCGCTCAAAAGCGACGCGCAGCAGCGCAGTTATGTGCAGTTGCCGTGTGCGCTCTCACCGCATCGGTTGCCCACGCAGTTGTAGTCCGCGGCATGGTCCGCGATCCGCTGGGGCGTCCTGTCTCCACCGCGCATGTCCGCCTGGTCAAGGGAACGCAGGTCGTGGCCTCCACGGTCACATTGCCAGATGGTTCCTTTGAAATTCGTTCAACGGAAGATGGTCGTTTTCTGCTGATTGCGGATGCGCCCACGTTTTCTCCGCAGGTGAGTGATTCATTTTACGGACGCCCGCTAGATGTGGTGCAGAAGACTCTGCAACTCACGATCAGCCCCATCAAACAGGACATCACCGTCACAGCGACAGGCGAACCCACTCCTGTACAGCAGACCAGCGCAAGCGTGTCATTGATCGATCAGCAGGCTCTGAGTACTCGTGCCGATGTTGTGAGTGAACTTCGCCTGCAACCCGGTGTTGCGATGGTGCAGACCGGCCAGTACGGCGGTGTGACATCGATGTTTGTACGTGGTGCAAACTCTGACGCAAACAAGATCCTGATTGACGACGTGCCAGCAAACGATGTGGGTGGAGTATTCGATTACGGCACCGTATCTTCGACCGCAGTCGCTTCAATCGAGACGCATCGTGGCCCCGACAGCATCCTGTATGGAACGGACGCGCGTGCTGGTGTGGTGCGTTTTGAAACGCCGCATGGAACCACGCTGAAGCCCGTGCTGACGTACTCCGGTGATGCAGGCAATCTGCACACGTGGCGCAATGAAGGCACGCTGTCCGGTACTTATGGCAAGGCCGATTACTTCGGTGCTTTCTCGCGCTTTGATAGTTCCAATGCGCTGCCGAATGACCGTTATCACGTGGCAACTTCCGCGGCGAACCTGGGCTACAGCTTTACCGCAAAAACAAGCATTCGCGGAACCGTTCGCAATGCTGTCAGCGCTACTGGAATTCCCGGTGCATGGGACTTCCAGGGGCTTGCGCAGAACGGCAAACAGGGCGATCAGGACACCTACATGAGTGGCGTGTTGGACGACACACGCGGCAATGGTTGGCACAACACCTTCCGCTACATTGGCGCGCGCAAGCGTGAGCAGTCTCGTTACTTCGCCGCTGTGGGAACGCCGGATGGCTATGGCGAATACTTTGGCAACACCGTAACGATCCGTGGCGCCAACGGAACAAAGGCTACTGGCCAGGTCATCGTTGGATACGATCCGTTTCCCACTTACTACGAGATGGTGAACAACCGCGACGGTCTTGACTATCACACCAGCTACAGCTTCAATCGTCACCTATCTTTGGTGGGAGGTTTCCGCTTCCAGGATGAGCGTGGAGCATATCGCTATCCGTTGTATGGCGAAAACGACCAGGTGGGGCGCAGCAATTACGATTACACCCTCGCGTTCAATGGTGAAGCGTGGCATCGGATCTTCTATACCGTGGGCGGAGCGATCCAACGCAACTCACTGTATGGAACGGAAGGACAGCCGCAGATTGGGCTTTCGTACTACCTGTTTCGCCCGGCACGCGGATGGTTCCATGGAACACATCTACGCGTCCAGTTTGCGAAAGGTGTGCAGGAACCAAGCTTGAGTGCGCAGCTTTCTTCGCTGTTCCAGAAGCTGATTGGAATTGGAGATACCGCAGATATTGCGAACTTCCATGTAAGTCCGATTGGTGCGCAGCGCAGCCGCGTCTATGAAGGTGGACTCGATCAGAATATCTACTCTGACAGTGCCATTCTGCATTTGACTTACTTCCACTCGACCTATGGACGGGGGACTGAGGGCGTTCCTGTAACGCTCTACAACGCTTATTTCCATCAGAACCTACCCGTGGCGTTGGGAAGCTTCTATCTGAATTCCCTTGATACGCGGTCTACAGGCGTGGAGGCATCGCTCGAATACCAGGTGCTGCATCACCTGTTCCTGCGTGCCGGATATACGTACCAGGATTCACTGGTGAAGCAATCGTTCTCCAGCGATGCACTGGCGGCGTTAGGTGGTTCAACGACGATCAACCCGAACTATCCAGGTATTCCCATCGGGCAGTATTCGCCGCTGGTGGGGCAGCGTCCCTTCCGTCGTCCGCCGCAGACGGGATTCTTCATGGCCCAATACACCACGACGAAGTGGTCTGCAGCAGTGAAGGCCGCTGTCGCTTCACGAGCAGATGATTCCACGTTTATCGACGCTTATTCCAACTCGTCGTTCGATAACTCCATGCTGCTGCCCAACCGTAATCTCGATCCCGGATTTACCAAGCTGGATGCGAACTTCACGTATCAGGTGCGTCCGTCCGTTGCGTTGTTTTCGCAGTTAGACAACCTGCTGAACAACCAGCACATGGGTCCGATTGGTTATCCATCGTTGCCGTTTACCTTCCGTGTCGGTTTGAAGGTGCGTATCCCGCACGAGTAA
- a CDS encoding FKBP-type peptidyl-prolyl cis-trans isomerase, with protein MRALAAALIVSTTLAAQTTTTKKPATTAAKSATAPQKLRPTSPTRPMPADPKANEGVAAVGTMPAATGTPAQLFSMRFIDLKVGDGEEARPSMPPDKVVFYTVHYTGWTTDGTKFDSSVDRGEPIVFPIGLKRVITGWDTGFEGMRVGGKRRLIIPWQLAYGAAGHPPVIPEKADLVFDIELVGQGNTPQPVTGTHFEEPAAGPTIPPAASQTPAAKPAERPEERHE; from the coding sequence ATGCGAGCACTGGCAGCAGCACTGATCGTCAGCACCACGCTGGCGGCACAAACCACCACCACAAAGAAGCCTGCAACAACGGCTGCGAAAAGCGCCACGGCTCCACAGAAACTGAGACCGACTTCACCGACACGTCCTATGCCAGCAGATCCTAAAGCTAACGAAGGCGTCGCCGCCGTGGGCACCATGCCCGCCGCGACCGGCACACCCGCTCAATTGTTTTCCATGCGTTTCATTGACCTGAAGGTTGGTGATGGCGAAGAAGCTCGCCCCTCCATGCCACCCGACAAGGTGGTCTTCTACACCGTGCATTACACCGGCTGGACCACTGACGGCACCAAGTTCGATTCTTCTGTTGATCGCGGTGAACCCATCGTTTTCCCGATTGGTTTGAAGCGTGTCATCACCGGATGGGACACAGGTTTTGAGGGAATGCGTGTAGGCGGCAAGCGTCGCCTGATTATTCCGTGGCAGCTTGCGTACGGCGCTGCAGGCCATCCGCCGGTCATTCCTGAGAAGGCTGACCTTGTCTTTGACATTGAGCTTGTGGGCCAGGGCAATACACCACAGCCTGTTACGGGAACGCACTTTGAAGAGCCCGCTGCAGGTCCCACGATTCCACCCGCGGCAAGCCAAACACCTGCTGCAAAGCCTGCCGAACGTCCTGAGGAGCGCCACGAGTAA
- a CDS encoding tetratricopeptide repeat protein produces the protein MEDNPQSGLQHVPAGSGLSVHTARSGMIARGRRDAASAASNPHYKQALEQYNAGDFAAAAASFKLAADQGHAESQYILSTLYDEGAGVAKDDEQASYWERKAAEQGHAYAQANVSFRYYAANDFAEAFTWCQRAAYSKLAWAQYNLGLMHRKGEGTEQSDTQAAYWYRLAAAQNFAEAQQKLADLYYFGQGVPQNYVQAASWYRKAADQDNAEAQFQLGHLYAIGEGVEHDYVQSRYWIRKAAQQGHEQAVKELKRRQYRDA, from the coding sequence ATGGAAGATAATCCGCAATCCGGCCTGCAGCATGTCCCCGCAGGGTCAGGCTTGTCAGTGCATACGGCACGTTCCGGCATGATTGCGCGTGGTCGCCGCGACGCCGCCAGTGCAGCGTCAAACCCGCATTACAAGCAGGCACTGGAGCAGTACAACGCAGGCGATTTTGCTGCGGCTGCTGCATCATTCAAGTTGGCTGCAGATCAGGGACACGCCGAATCTCAGTACATCCTAAGCACGCTCTACGACGAAGGCGCAGGTGTTGCCAAAGACGATGAACAGGCTTCGTACTGGGAGCGCAAAGCAGCCGAGCAAGGCCATGCGTATGCGCAGGCCAACGTAAGTTTTCGTTATTACGCTGCGAACGATTTTGCGGAGGCATTCACCTGGTGCCAGCGTGCGGCGTACAGCAAACTTGCGTGGGCGCAGTACAACCTTGGCCTAATGCATCGCAAAGGTGAAGGCACGGAACAGAGCGACACGCAGGCTGCGTACTGGTACCGCCTTGCAGCCGCACAGAACTTTGCAGAGGCGCAGCAGAAGCTGGCAGACCTGTATTACTTTGGCCAGGGCGTGCCTCAGAATTATGTGCAAGCCGCGTCGTGGTATCGCAAAGCCGCCGACCAGGACAATGCAGAAGCGCAGTTTCAGCTAGGCCATCTGTACGCCATTGGCGAAGGCGTAGAGCACGACTACGTGCAATCGCGTTACTGGATTCGCAAAGCTGCGCAGCAAGGCCATGAGCAGGCCGTGAAGGAACTGAAACGTCGCCAGTATCGCGACGCATAA
- a CDS encoding SDR family NAD(P)-dependent oxidoreductase, translated as MTSSHESLRGRRVVITGGVRRLGRAFALALANAGADVVVTTRHSDEEATELLQAIKPLGGRYAAVQSDVTVPEQVSRAVEEAAGFLGGIDLLINNAGMFESAKLEDLTPEQWDRVFATNTRGPFLMARAALPHLRSSQGRILNIGSLGGIRPWITHGHYCSSKAALHMLTQTMAKAWAPEVSVNAIAPGMIRFPDEPERMASKTPMQRDGSPADVVKAVLFFASAPQFITGQILAVDGGLGLA; from the coding sequence ATGACTTCTTCGCACGAGAGCCTCCGTGGGCGCCGCGTCGTGATTACAGGCGGTGTACGGAGGCTTGGTCGCGCCTTTGCCTTGGCATTGGCGAATGCCGGAGCTGACGTTGTTGTCACCACTCGCCACTCTGACGAAGAAGCAACAGAACTGCTACAGGCCATAAAGCCACTGGGTGGACGCTACGCAGCGGTGCAGAGCGATGTGACGGTCCCTGAACAAGTGAGCCGTGCCGTGGAAGAAGCCGCTGGCTTTCTAGGCGGCATCGATTTGCTCATCAACAACGCGGGAATGTTTGAATCAGCAAAGCTGGAAGACCTGACGCCGGAGCAATGGGATCGAGTCTTTGCAACAAACACGCGTGGGCCGTTCCTAATGGCTCGGGCAGCGCTTCCGCATCTTCGCAGCAGCCAGGGAAGAATCCTCAACATCGGTTCGCTCGGCGGTATCCGTCCGTGGATCACGCATGGTCACTACTGTTCCAGCAAGGCCGCGCTGCACATGCTGACGCAGACCATGGCGAAGGCCTGGGCTCCTGAAGTCAGCGTGAATGCGATCGCGCCAGGCATGATTCGGTTTCCTGATGAGCCGGAGCGCATGGCATCGAAGACACCGATGCAGCGTGATGGTTCACCAGCCGATGTAGTGAAGGCCGTATTGTTCTTTGCGTCGGCGCCGCAGTTCATCACCGGACAGATACTGGCTGTGGATGGCGGCCTTGGGCTTGCCTGA
- a CDS encoding globin domain-containing protein, translated as MIGENPELKSQFNMDDQQSGAQSKRLAQSILAYVANLDRLQNLGPAVEKIAQRHVQTHVTPEQYPLVGRYLLQAMKIVLGDAITPEVLEAWAAAYQQLADVMIAREKEIYAEEPALA; from the coding sequence ATGATCGGTGAGAATCCGGAGTTGAAGTCGCAGTTCAACATGGATGATCAGCAGTCGGGTGCGCAGTCCAAGCGCCTGGCGCAGTCCATTCTTGCCTATGTTGCGAACCTGGATCGGCTGCAGAATCTTGGGCCGGCCGTGGAGAAGATCGCGCAGCGCCATGTGCAGACGCACGTCACGCCGGAGCAGTATCCGCTCGTAGGCCGGTATCTCCTGCAGGCTATGAAGATTGTGTTGGGCGACGCCATTACGCCTGAGGTGCTGGAGGCGTGGGCGGCCGCATATCAGCAGCTTGCCGATGTGATGATCGCGCGAGAGAAAGAGATTTACGCGGAGGAGCCAGCACTGGCGTAA
- a CDS encoding ABC transporter ATP-binding protein, producing MLDKLRPLFPYLNRYRGHLVRGAVAVLFYNASKVVMPLLIGHAVDDVVHHGVQGIVARNVILLVAIACVAAVCLYATRWILIGASREIEYDLRNDLFASLEKQSITFFHEHRTGDIMARATNDLNAVRQLLGPAIMYSANTVVFTAAALPFMIRISPRLTLLAFLPLPIASVVVQLMGRRIHQRFERIQAMFSEISAKAQENFSGVRLVRAFAQEEAEVRSFEEANQEYIRRSLFLVRIMAMLWPTLEFVLGLSIVLTLLVGGHQVVLGRVTAGQFTSYMVFMVQLTFPMLALGYVINLFQRGTASVVRIDELMKAVPSIQDESGNAVAIDAVPQGEIEFRNLTFAYGSGPKILDGVNLTIPAGSSLAIVGPTGSGKTTLVNLIPRLLDAPAGEVLIDGLPIREWPLATLRRAIGFVPQETFLFSTSIRDNIAFGVPDATDEQIEEAARRAHIAAEILEFPHGFGTLVGERGVTLSGGQKQRTSIARAILRNPRVLILDDALASVDTYTEEQILKGLREVMQDRTTILIAHRVSTARSADRIAVLVNGRIAQLGTHEELLAEGGYYAELFEKQQLEEEIVAE from the coding sequence ATGCTGGATAAACTGCGGCCACTGTTCCCTTACCTGAACCGTTATCGCGGACATCTTGTCCGTGGAGCGGTGGCCGTTCTGTTTTACAACGCATCGAAGGTCGTGATGCCGCTGCTCATTGGCCATGCGGTGGACGACGTGGTTCATCACGGAGTGCAAGGCATCGTCGCACGAAATGTGATCTTGCTGGTTGCGATTGCCTGCGTCGCCGCTGTCTGTTTGTATGCCACGCGATGGATCCTGATTGGAGCATCACGCGAGATTGAATACGATCTGCGCAACGATCTCTTCGCATCGCTGGAAAAGCAATCCATCACGTTCTTTCATGAACATCGCACGGGCGACATCATGGCGCGTGCGACCAACGATCTGAATGCTGTTCGCCAACTGCTTGGACCGGCGATCATGTACTCGGCAAACACTGTGGTCTTTACGGCTGCGGCGCTTCCCTTCATGATTCGCATCTCGCCTCGGCTTACGTTGCTGGCGTTCCTGCCGCTGCCGATTGCGTCTGTCGTGGTGCAGTTGATGGGACGCAGAATCCATCAGCGTTTTGAGCGTATTCAGGCCATGTTCTCCGAGATCAGCGCAAAGGCTCAGGAGAACTTCTCGGGTGTGCGACTGGTGCGCGCTTTCGCGCAGGAAGAGGCGGAGGTGCGTTCGTTTGAAGAAGCGAATCAGGAATACATCCGTCGATCACTTTTCCTTGTACGCATCATGGCCATGTTGTGGCCAACGCTGGAGTTTGTTCTTGGACTATCGATCGTTCTGACGCTGCTTGTCGGTGGACATCAGGTGGTTCTCGGCCGCGTTACGGCGGGTCAATTCACCAGTTACATGGTCTTCATGGTGCAGTTAACCTTCCCCATGCTGGCTCTTGGTTACGTCATCAACCTCTTCCAGCGTGGAACTGCTTCGGTTGTGCGCATCGATGAGTTGATGAAGGCTGTTCCGTCGATTCAGGATGAGAGCGGCAACGCAGTCGCAATTGATGCCGTTCCGCAGGGCGAGATTGAGTTCCGTAATCTTACGTTTGCTTATGGCAGCGGTCCGAAGATTCTTGATGGTGTGAACCTGACCATTCCAGCAGGATCATCGCTTGCGATTGTTGGTCCTACTGGCAGCGGTAAAACGACGCTTGTGAACCTGATTCCGCGCTTGCTGGATGCGCCCGCAGGTGAAGTGTTGATTGATGGCTTGCCCATCCGCGAATGGCCGCTTGCGACGCTGCGTCGTGCCATTGGTTTTGTGCCACAGGAGACGTTCCTGTTCTCTACGTCCATCCGCGACAACATCGCCTTTGGTGTGCCTGACGCAACGGATGAACAGATTGAAGAAGCAGCACGACGCGCGCACATTGCCGCGGAAATTCTTGAGTTCCCGCATGGCTTCGGCACACTTGTTGGCGAACGCGGTGTAACGCTTTCCGGTGGTCAGAAGCAGCGGACATCGATTGCCCGAGCCATCCTGCGCAATCCGCGCGTCCTCATCCTTGATGATGCGCTTGCTTCCGTGGACACATACACGGAAGAGCAGATCCTTAAAGGTCTGCGCGAGGTGATGCAGGATCGCACTACGATCCTGATTGCACATCGTGTCTCCACAGCTCGTTCCGCTGATCGCATCGCTGTGCTGGTCAACGGACGTATCGCCCAGCTTGGCACGCACGAAGAACTGCTTGCTGAAGGCGGCTATTACGCAGAGCTCTTTGAGAAGCAGCAACTCGAAGAAGAAATCGTCGCAGAATAA